A genomic segment from Hypanus sabinus isolate sHypSab1 chromosome 8, sHypSab1.hap1, whole genome shotgun sequence encodes:
- the LOC132398581 gene encoding parathyroid hormone-related protein-like isoform X2, whose amino-acid sequence MSNTRRFFQGLNFAIFILCYSMATYGKPVDDISNIKKRSVSEHQFMHDKSRSIQELQRRIWLNNVMGELHTAEGRGLTQPQPPSSPKHPATWPDSPDLAALLIKLASNNEGTKTPAEQLQETKPGALKYQNAKKTGKKKKQGKNNRRKAQKGRQEKSRRHARSAGSEVRDPGIGLGSNPLLNAVYGRLWH is encoded by the exons ATGTCGAACACCAGGAGATTCTTTCAGGGTCTGAACTTCGCGATATTTATCTTATGTTATTCAATGGCTACCTATGGGAAACCCGTGGATGACATCTCCAATATAAA GAAGAGGTCTGTCTCGGAGCACCAGTTCATGCATGATAAGAGCAGGTCTATCCAGGAACTGCAGAGGCGGATCTGGCTGAACAATGTAATGGGAGAACTGCATACAGCAGAGGGCCGTGGACTGACCCAGCCACAGCCGCCGAGCAGTCCCAAACACCCGGCGACGTGGCCGGACTCGCCGGACCTAGCAGCGCTTCTTATCAAGCTGGCGTCCAACAACGAGGGTACCAAGACCCCGGCGGAGCAGTTGCAAGAGACCAAGCCCGGTGCTTTAAAATACCAAAACGCAAAGAAGACTGGCAAGAAGAAGAAGCAAGGCAAAAATAACAGGCGCAAAGCACAGAAAGGTCGTCAGGAGAAGAGCAGGAGGCACGCACGCTCCGCCGGTTCGGAAGTCAGGGATCCCGGCATCGGACTCGGTTCCAACCCGCTCCTGAATGCCGTCTACGGACGGCTTTGGCATTGA
- the LOC132398581 gene encoding parathyroid hormone-related protein-like isoform X1 has translation MCSQVGNGKMSNTRRFFQGLNFAIFILCYSMATYGKPVDDISNIKKRSVSEHQFMHDKSRSIQELQRRIWLNNVMGELHTAEGRGLTQPQPPSSPKHPATWPDSPDLAALLIKLASNNEGTKTPAEQLQETKPGALKYQNAKKTGKKKKQGKNNRRKAQKGRQEKSRRHARSAGSEVRDPGIGLGSNPLLNAVYGRLWH, from the exons ATGTGTTCGCAGGTTGGGAACGGTAAAATGTCGAACACCAGGAGATTCTTTCAGGGTCTGAACTTCGCGATATTTATCTTATGTTATTCAATGGCTACCTATGGGAAACCCGTGGATGACATCTCCAATATAAA GAAGAGGTCTGTCTCGGAGCACCAGTTCATGCATGATAAGAGCAGGTCTATCCAGGAACTGCAGAGGCGGATCTGGCTGAACAATGTAATGGGAGAACTGCATACAGCAGAGGGCCGTGGACTGACCCAGCCACAGCCGCCGAGCAGTCCCAAACACCCGGCGACGTGGCCGGACTCGCCGGACCTAGCAGCGCTTCTTATCAAGCTGGCGTCCAACAACGAGGGTACCAAGACCCCGGCGGAGCAGTTGCAAGAGACCAAGCCCGGTGCTTTAAAATACCAAAACGCAAAGAAGACTGGCAAGAAGAAGAAGCAAGGCAAAAATAACAGGCGCAAAGCACAGAAAGGTCGTCAGGAGAAGAGCAGGAGGCACGCACGCTCCGCCGGTTCGGAAGTCAGGGATCCCGGCATCGGACTCGGTTCCAACCCGCTCCTGAATGCCGTCTACGGACGGCTTTGGCATTGA